Proteins encoded by one window of Deltaproteobacteria bacterium:
- a CDS encoding PAS domain S-box protein, translating to MFTETISLRSLGRRSIKAKLRLSAVITIGLAMVVALTVSLQYRDVGQATRTERFAHQVIKDLSDLDSLGYAYLLFKDNRPKVQWHLKHTSIGKLLSEDVTTTPAEQAVIDSLRSNHKQMKDLFNVIVKNTEEGRAGTQNAFSPYDELNEGLTAQILSRSEMMMHDASLLGRETGQGMDTARQRSFFLVLASAFLLIVSAVLTAFFLAKSIGGSILRLEQGTQRIADGDLRYRVDVEGDDEISRLAAAFNDMTAKLQTSHLSLELEIGERKQAEEALKDLNQTLEQRIIERTAELATSEQRWATTLASIGDAVIATDLAGRITFINPIAQALTGWPHTEAVGQPIQNIFRIINEKTLEPEKDMVQQVLQEGAVIALSNSTALITREGKAVPIEDSAASIKDKEGKVTGVVLVFHDVSEKRRAQEALWESDLRYSVLFNKAPFAAALTRMPEGHLTDINEAFLKLFEYTRDELIGKTSVEIGISDLDSQKQIAAELKDHGSVRNFECTRFTKSSAQRVLSLNLDWVGTGGKKQLLTTIHDITERKQAEEALKQRTVDLQQLTDTLEARVKERTVELADLTARLVSAQENERERISYELHDKVWQNLVAIRFTIENLFSAREDWEALRRKARQVTADMLDTVGKIRSMQGDLWPYVLDDIGLVATLDWYCREFEKNHPDLAIKITNGIAETDIPPEAKIVIYRILQEALNNIAKHSRADRVTIRLSTRDHGVVFSIEDNGVGFDPKEAIGQKAPWVGLGLLSIKARTELSGGVFALESAKGKGTTVRARWS from the coding sequence TTGTTCACTGAAACTATTTCCCTTCGTTCCCTTGGCCGGAGGTCGATCAAAGCGAAGCTCCGATTGAGCGCGGTGATCACGATTGGACTCGCCATGGTCGTTGCGCTGACGGTCTCTTTGCAGTACAGGGATGTCGGACAGGCCACGAGAACCGAACGGTTTGCTCATCAGGTGATCAAGGACCTTTCCGACCTCGATTCCCTGGGCTACGCTTACTTATTGTTCAAAGACAACCGTCCCAAAGTGCAGTGGCATCTCAAGCATACATCCATCGGGAAACTCCTGTCGGAGGATGTAACGACAACTCCCGCTGAACAGGCCGTCATCGACAGTCTGCGTTCAAACCACAAACAGATGAAGGACCTCTTTAATGTCATCGTCAAGAACACCGAGGAGGGGCGGGCAGGGACGCAGAACGCCTTCTCGCCTTATGACGAGCTTAACGAGGGGCTCACCGCCCAGATCCTCTCACGCTCGGAAATGATGATGCACGACGCTTCTTTGCTCGGTCGCGAAACCGGGCAAGGCATGGACACCGCCCGGCAGCGATCTTTTTTCCTGGTCCTGGCTTCCGCCTTTTTACTGATCGTATCAGCCGTCTTGACCGCTTTCTTTTTGGCCAAGAGCATAGGGGGTTCGATTCTCCGGCTGGAACAAGGGACTCAGCGGATTGCCGACGGCGATCTCCGCTATCGGGTCGATGTCGAGGGAGACGACGAGATAAGCCGGCTGGCCGCTGCTTTTAATGATATGACCGCCAAGCTTCAGACTTCCCACCTCAGCCTGGAACTGGAGATCGGCGAGCGCAAGCAGGCGGAAGAGGCCCTCAAAGATCTGAATCAAACCCTGGAACAGCGCATTATTGAGCGCACTGCGGAACTGGCAACAAGCGAGCAGCGCTGGGCCACCACCCTGGCCAGCATCGGCGATGCGGTAATCGCCACCGATCTGGCCGGCCGGATCACCTTCATTAATCCCATTGCCCAGGCATTGACCGGCTGGCCACACACAGAGGCCGTGGGACAGCCGATTCAAAACATCTTCCGAATCATCAATGAAAAAACCCTGGAGCCGGAAAAGGACATGGTCCAACAAGTGCTTCAGGAAGGGGCGGTCATCGCCCTGTCCAATAGTACGGCCCTGATAACCCGGGAGGGGAAAGCCGTTCCTATCGAGGACAGCGCCGCATCCATCAAGGACAAAGAAGGCAAGGTCACCGGTGTGGTCCTGGTCTTTCACGATGTGAGCGAGAAACGACGCGCACAGGAGGCCCTGTGGGAGAGCGATCTGAGATACTCGGTCCTTTTCAACAAGGCCCCCTTCGCCGCCGCTCTAACGAGGATGCCGGAAGGCCATTTGACCGACATCAACGAAGCCTTCCTGAAGTTGTTCGAGTATACACGAGATGAACTGATCGGGAAAACCAGTGTGGAGATAGGGATCTCGGATTTGGATTCGCAGAAACAAATTGCTGCGGAGTTGAAGGACCATGGGTCGGTCCGAAACTTCGAATGCACCCGTTTTACCAAGTCCAGCGCACAGCGGGTTCTTTCGCTCAACCTGGATTGGGTGGGCACCGGCGGGAAGAAGCAACTCCTGACGACGATCCACGACATCACCGAGCGCAAGCAGGCGGAAGAGGCCCTGAAACAGCGGACAGTGGATCTTCAACAGTTGACCGACACGCTGGAAGCGCGGGTGAAGGAAAGGACCGTGGAACTGGCCGATCTTACAGCCCGTCTTGTTTCCGCCCAGGAAAACGAGCGGGAACGAATTTCCTATGAGCTCCACGATAAGGTCTGGCAAAATCTGGTGGCCATCCGCTTTACTATTGAAAATCTATTTTCCGCTCGGGAAGATTGGGAGGCATTAAGAAGAAAAGCGAGGCAAGTCACGGCCGACATGCTGGATACGGTAGGGAAGATCCGTTCCATGCAGGGAGATCTATGGCCCTATGTGCTCGACGATATCGGGCTGGTGGCCACCCTGGACTGGTATTGCCGGGAATTTGAAAAGAACCATCCGGACTTAGCCATTAAGATAACCAACGGCATCGCCGAGACCGATATTCCCCCGGAGGCCAAGATCGTCATCTATCGGATCCTACAGGAGGCCCTTAACAATATAGCCAAACACAGCCGGGCTGATAGGGTTACCATCCGCCTGTCAACCAGGGACCACGGAGTAGTTTTTTCCATCGAAGATAACGGCGTCGGCTTCGATCCGAAAGAGGCCATCGGTCAAAAAGCTCCCTGGGTAGGATTAGGTCTTTTGAGCATCAAGGCCCGGACCGAACTCTCCGGCGGAGTCTTTGCTCTCGAATCGGCTAAGGGTAAAGGAACAACGGTTAGGGCAAGGTGGAGTTAA
- a CDS encoding ABC transporter substrate-binding protein — protein MIAIGLAVAGVLLFLGGSASPAFAKPLRVAVSLDIKPALIRLADTQGFFKNQGVDVVIKEYDSGALAVNDLIADRADIATAADFVFVLQSSIRTDLRMPATVCMTSDNDLVVRKDRNITKPQDLKGKRVAITRGTSAEFFFYNYLIFNRIPAGSVHLVNLTPSEMVTAMADGTIDAALCWPPYTLQMEKQLGTNGARWPAQSGQDYYFALFAKGGFLKKESKTMERFLAALADAEKFVARNPERARAILSKKLKIPMDLLSLQWSHFRFQLQLTQDLLVLMEREAKWAIRNKLVEKKEMPNYLDFYYFDALEKVKPEGVSIVH, from the coding sequence TTGATCGCTATCGGCCTTGCTGTTGCCGGGGTGCTGCTGTTTCTCGGGGGATCAGCGTCGCCAGCCTTTGCGAAGCCCTTGCGGGTCGCTGTTTCCCTGGACATTAAGCCTGCCCTCATCCGCCTGGCGGATACACAGGGTTTTTTTAAGAACCAGGGCGTTGATGTCGTTATAAAAGAGTACGACTCGGGTGCACTGGCGGTCAACGATCTCATAGCCGACAGGGCCGACATCGCCACGGCTGCGGATTTCGTCTTCGTTTTGCAGAGTTCCATACGCACGGACCTGAGGATGCCAGCCACCGTTTGCATGACATCAGACAACGACCTGGTCGTGAGAAAAGACCGGAACATTACGAAGCCGCAAGACCTGAAAGGGAAGCGGGTCGCCATCACCCGCGGCACTTCGGCCGAATTCTTTTTCTATAACTATCTCATATTCAACAGAATCCCGGCCGGAAGCGTCCACCTTGTCAACCTCACTCCTTCAGAAATGGTTACGGCGATGGCCGATGGGACAATAGACGCGGCCCTCTGCTGGCCGCCCTACACCTTACAGATGGAGAAACAACTCGGCACCAATGGCGCCCGCTGGCCCGCTCAGAGCGGACAGGACTACTATTTCGCTCTCTTCGCCAAGGGAGGCTTCCTAAAGAAAGAGTCAAAAACGATGGAGCGGTTTCTCGCCGCCCTTGCCGATGCGGAAAAATTTGTCGCGCGAAATCCGGAGCGCGCCCGGGCTATTCTCAGCAAAAAGTTGAAGATCCCTATGGACTTATTATCCCTGCAATGGTCCCACTTCCGTTTTCAACTCCAATTGACCCAGGACCTGCTCGTCCTCATGGAGCGGGAGGCCAAGTGGGCGATCCGCAACAAGCTGGTGGAAAAAAAAGAGATGCCCAATTATCTCGACTTTTATTACTTTGACGCACTTGAAAAGGTGAAACCGGAGGGGGTGAGCATTGTTCACTGA
- a CDS encoding response regulator transcription factor, which yields MLRVLLVEDNHIFREAFKQNLCDRFPTMVIEEAINGEEAWQKINGTRPQLIFMDIRLPGMNGFQLTQKIKKDFPDIHIAILTGYDLPEYRQAAIQYGADGFLVKESLNWEEVEGIIKSIPGGELSHK from the coding sequence ATGTTAAGGGTACTACTGGTTGAAGACAATCATATCTTTCGGGAAGCATTCAAGCAAAATCTTTGTGACCGTTTCCCAACCATGGTCATCGAAGAGGCAATAAACGGCGAGGAAGCCTGGCAAAAAATCAATGGGACCCGCCCGCAACTCATCTTCATGGATATCCGTTTGCCGGGAATGAACGGGTTTCAGTTAACTCAAAAAATAAAGAAGGACTTCCCGGATATCCATATTGCTATTCTGACCGGTTATGATTTACCAGAATACAGACAAGCCGCTATTCAATATGGGGCCGATGGTTTTTTGGTCAAAGAGTCGTTAAATTGGGAGGAGGTTGAGGGGATCATAAAATCGATTCCGGGTGGGGAACTATCTCATAAGTGA
- a CDS encoding DUF3795 domain-containing protein, with the protein MPMSHQNDFQDKKSLSAVCGLFCPACTIFIGSTEEPQRLEAIAGRFGQPAEDWKCEGCRSGKRSYYCENLCQMVSCATKKGLAFCGECTEYPCEELKKFQAERPHRIELWESQKRIAEVGYSEWFDEMVEHFSCPNCRTINSAYDNACRACGAEPSCRYVERHRPVIEAYRSKSK; encoded by the coding sequence ATGCCCATGAGCCATCAAAATGATTTTCAGGACAAAAAAAGTCTGAGCGCCGTGTGCGGGTTGTTTTGCCCGGCTTGCACGATATTTATCGGCAGCACCGAAGAGCCTCAAAGACTTGAAGCGATTGCCGGACGTTTTGGACAACCGGCAGAAGACTGGAAATGCGAAGGGTGTCGCTCGGGGAAAAGAAGTTATTACTGCGAAAACCTTTGTCAAATGGTGTCCTGCGCGACAAAAAAAGGCCTTGCGTTTTGTGGAGAATGTACGGAATATCCCTGTGAAGAATTAAAAAAATTTCAAGCGGAACGTCCCCATAGAATCGAACTCTGGGAATCCCAGAAACGGATTGCCGAAGTCGGTTATTCGGAGTGGTTTGACGAAATGGTTGAGCATTTTTCCTGCCCCAACTGCCGGACCATCAATTCCGCCTATGATAATGCCTGTCGAGCCTGCGGAGCGGAACCGAGCTGTCGTTATGTTGAACGGCATCGACCGGTTATTGAAGCCTATCGTTCCAAATCGAAATGA